In Musa acuminata AAA Group cultivar baxijiao chromosome BXJ2-8, Cavendish_Baxijiao_AAA, whole genome shotgun sequence, one genomic interval encodes:
- the LOC135619378 gene encoding ubiquitin carboxyl-terminal hydrolase 4-like, giving the protein MVMGAAGSKLEKVLGDQFPEGERYFGLENFGNTCYCNSVLQALYFCIPFREQLLDYYANNKNLGDAEENLLMCLADLFSQISSQKKKTGVIAPKRFVYRVKKQNEIFRGYMHQDAHEFLNFLLNELVDILEKESNALKSPPEALSPSEKISNGPSHPVMNGVRKEPIVTWVHKNFQGILTNETRCLCCETVTARDEMFFDLSLDIEQNSSITSCLKNFCSTETLNAEDKFFCDKCCSLQEAQKRMKIKKPPHILVIHLKRFKYMEQLGRYKKLSYRVVFPMELKLNSAEDADSEYILFAVVVHVGSGPNHGHYVSLVKSHNHWLMFDDDNIEMIDESTVQTFFGSSQEYAGNTDHGYILFYESLGGKS; this is encoded by the exons ATGGTAATGGGGGCCGCGGGTTCCAAGCTCGAGAAGGTCCTCGGCGACCAGTTCCCGGAAGGCGAGCGCTACTTCGGCCTCGAGAACTTCGGAAATACTTGCTATTGCAACAGCGTCTTGCAG GCTCTTTATTTTTGCATTCCTTTTCGGGAGCAGTTACTAGATTATTATGCAAATAACAAGAATCTGGGAGATGCTGAGGAGAACCTTTTAATGTGTTTGGCTGATCTGTTTTCTCAG ATTAGTTCCCAAAAGAAAAAAACTGGTGTTATTGCTCCAAAGCGATTTGTGTATAGAGTGAAGAAACAGAATGAGATTTTCCGCGGATACATGCACCAG GATGCTCATGAGTTTTTGAATTTCTTGCTGAACGAACTTGTTGATATTCTTGAAAAAGAGTCTAATGCTTTAAAAAGTCCCCCGGAGGCCTTGTCACCATCTGAAAAGATTAGCAATGGACCAAGCCATCCTGTGATGAATGGTGTCAGAAAAGAGCCAATTGTTACGTGGGTTCACAAGAACTTTCAG GGCATATTGACTAATGAAACACGATGCTTATGTTGTGAAACTGTCACCGcaagggatgagatgttttttgaCTTGAGCCTTGATATTGAGCAAAATAGTTCTATAACAAGCTGCCTCAAAAACTTTTGTTCGACAGAAACTTTAAATGCTGAGGACAAGTTTTTCTGTGATAAGTGCTGCAG TTTGCAGGAAGCACAGAAGCGAATGAAGATCAAGAAGCCACCACATATCCTTGTGATCCACCTCAAACGCTTTAAGTACATGGAGCAGCTTGGCCGGTACAAGAAGCTATCCTACCGTGTTGTGTTTCCCATGGAGCTGAAACTTAACTCGGCCGAGGATGCAGACTCCGAGTACATTCTTTTTGCAGTTGTTGTCCATGTGGGGAGCGGCCCCAACCATGGTCACTATGTCAGCCTCGTCAAAAGCCACAACCACTGGTTGATGTTCGATGATGACAACATCGAAATGATTGATGAATCGACCGTGCAGACATTCTTTGGGTCCTCTCAGGAGTACGCAGGCAACACAGATCATGGTTACATCTTATTCTATGAGAGTCTTGGTGGAAAGAGTTAA
- the LOC135619379 gene encoding protein EXORDIUM-like 2, with product MATFHYLLLLSLLLLLSYSDAAAPRKLVLVQQPPLVLKYHNGPLLKGDYTLSLLFYGRFSAAQRAIVADFIRSLSPNRASPPPPSAASWWQTIARYGGAAVHFSLGPQLIDESYSKGKLLSSSDVATLAARAASGTGSRAISVVVTAADVAVDGFCSSRCGTHGRLPGSAGFVWVGDSASQCPGQCAWPFHQPLYGPQTPPLVAPNGDVGMDGVVINLATLLAGAATNPNGDGYYQGPADAPLEAVTACTGVFGSGAYPGYPGKVLVDPSSGASYNAKGLGGRKYLLPAMWDPVTSQCSTLV from the coding sequence ATGGCTACTTTCCACTACCTGCTCCTCTTATCCTTGCTCTTGCTCTTGTCCTACTCCGACGCAGCTGCACCGAGGAAGCTCGTCCTCGTACAGCAGCCACCTCTCGTCCTCAAGTACCATAATGGCCCCCTCCTTAAAGGTGACTACACCCTGAGCCTGCTCTTCTATGGCCGCTTCTCGGCCGCCCAACGGGCCATCGTGGCCGACTTCATCCGGTCCCTCTCCCCCAACAGGGCCTCCCCCCCACCGCCCTCAGCCGCCTCCTGGTGGCAAACCATCGCCCGGTATGGCGGTGCTGCCGTGCACTTCTCCCTCGGCCCGCAGCTCATCGACGAGTCATACTCCAAGGGGAAGCTGCTCTCCTCCTCCGACGTGGCCACCTTGGCTGCTAGAGCGGCGTCCGGGACGGGTTCCAGGGCCATCAGCGTGGTCGTCACCGCGGCGGACGTGGCGGTCGACGGCTTCTGCTCGAGCCGGTGCGGGACGCACGGACGACTTCCGGGCTCGGCCGGGTTCGTCTGGGTGGGCGACTCGGCGAGCCAATGCCCGGGCCAGTGCGCGTGGCCCTTCCACCAACCGCTCTACGGGCCGCAGACCCCGCCGCTGGTGGCTCCAAACGGCGACGTGGGGATGGACGGAGTCGTCATCAACCTGGCGACGCTGCTGGCTGGGGCGGCTACGAACCCCAACGGCGACGGCTACTACCAGGGGCCAGCGGATGCGCCGCTGGAGGCGGTGACAGCGTGCACGGGGGTGTTCGGCAGCGGTGCGTATCCCGGGTACCCGGGTAAAGTCCTGGTGGACCCGTCAAGCGGGGCCAGCTACAACGCGAAAGGATTGGGCGGGAGGAAGTATTTGTTGCCTGCGATGTGGGACCCGGTAACGTCTCAGTGCTCCACGTTAGTCTAA